The Desulfuromonas versatilis genome has a segment encoding these proteins:
- a CDS encoding acetyl-CoA carboxylase carboxyltransferase subunit alpha has translation MQFHLDFEKPLVELEQKIRELREFSTEKVSFSNDIKKLEKKAQKLREDIFSNLTRWQRTQLARHVNRPFTLDFVQHIFTDWFEVHGDRNFRDDPALVCGFARLDGEPCVVIGHQKGRDTKEKVYRNFGMPNPEGYRKALRVMQMAEQFGLPIFTFVDTPGAFPGIGAEERGQAEAIARNLREMAALTVPVIVTVTGEGGSGGALAVAVGNRVLMMEYSVYSVISPEGCAAILWSDGTKGPQASEALKLTAADIAELGCVIDDVIPEPLGGAHNDVSAAASEVKKCIKKHLEELKKLSPEELVEQRYQKFRAMSRVQE, from the coding sequence ATGCAATTTCATCTCGATTTTGAAAAACCGCTAGTTGAGCTGGAGCAGAAGATCCGCGAACTGCGGGAATTTTCCACGGAGAAAGTTAGCTTTTCCAATGACATCAAGAAGCTGGAAAAGAAAGCTCAGAAGCTGCGTGAGGATATTTTTTCGAACCTGACCCGCTGGCAGCGCACTCAGCTGGCCCGCCACGTCAACCGCCCCTTCACCCTGGATTTTGTCCAGCACATCTTCACCGACTGGTTCGAGGTGCACGGCGACCGCAACTTCCGCGACGACCCGGCGCTGGTCTGCGGCTTTGCGCGGCTCGACGGCGAGCCCTGCGTGGTCATCGGCCACCAGAAGGGGCGCGACACCAAGGAGAAGGTTTACCGCAACTTCGGCATGCCCAACCCCGAGGGGTACCGCAAGGCGCTGCGGGTCATGCAGATGGCCGAGCAGTTCGGTCTGCCGATCTTCACCTTCGTCGATACGCCCGGCGCCTTTCCCGGCATCGGTGCCGAGGAACGCGGACAGGCCGAGGCCATTGCCCGCAACCTGCGCGAGATGGCTGCGCTGACTGTGCCGGTCATCGTCACCGTCACCGGTGAAGGCGGTTCCGGCGGGGCATTGGCCGTTGCCGTGGGCAATCGGGTGCTGATGATGGAATATTCGGTCTACTCGGTTATTTCGCCCGAAGGCTGCGCCGCCATCCTCTGGAGCGACGGCACCAAGGGGCCGCAGGCCTCCGAGGCGCTGAAGCTTACCGCCGCCGACATCGCGGAGTTGGGCTGCGTCATCGACGATGTGATTCCCGAACCGCTGGGCGGCGCGCACAATGACGTATCCGCAGCCGCCAGCGAGGTGAAGAAATGCATCAAGAAGCACCTTGAGGAACTCAAGAAACTCTCCCCCGAGGAGTTGGTGGAACAGCGCTACCAGAAGTTCCGCGCCATGAGCCGGGTGCAGGAGTAA
- the dnaE gene encoding DNA polymerase III subunit alpha: MEHANFVHLHLHSQYSLLDGAIKIPDLIQRCKDYKMPAVAVTDHGNMFSTIEFFSKATAAGVKPIIGCEIYVAPGSRFEKGNARVSSEASGHLVLLCMNQTGYRNLCYLVSAAYREGFYYKPRVDWELLRKHNEGLIAMTACLGGEIPSLILEKQMDKALQRTREMAEIFDDERLYLELQENFIPEQEVVNKGLVTISQELGLPLVATNDCHYLTREDAYAHEVLLCIQTGKTMDDPSRMRFPNNEFYVKTPDEMTELFKAYPGAVENSVKIAERCNLQLDFNTYHFPQYEKPAEKTLDDVLEEQSWEGLEERLADIRKVRPEFSAEEEKKYRERLAIELACIKQMGFPGYFLIVADFINWAKDHDIPVGPGRGSAAGSLVAFAIRITDIDPMPYNLLFERFLNPERISMPDIDVDFCIYGREDVINYVRQKYGEANVAQIITFGTMAAKGVIRDVGRAIGMSFAETDKVAKLVPGILNITLKDAMAQEPKLKELSEKDPRGKELIKVALALEGLTRHASTHAAGVVVTPKPLPEYCPLYTDPKSGGQVTQFSMSYVEKIGLVKFDFLGLKTLTVINNAVRLIREGKNPDFDLKLVGDDDAKTYELLSKGETTGVFQLESSGMKEYLVKLKPSCFEDLVAMVALYRPGPLGSGMVDSFIKRKHGLEKFNYDFPQLEPILKDTYGVIVYQEQVMLIAQVLGNYSLGGADLLRRAMGKKKPEEMAKQKEIFLKGAKENKLDLKKAEGVFDLMEKFAAYGFNKSHSAAYALVAYHTAYLKAHYPVEFMAALLTEDMENTDKVIKNISEVRSMGIEVLPPDINASDRTFTVHDKSMRFGLGAVKGAGSAALETILESRKEGEFTSLNDFCERVNLQKVNKKVIEALIKCGALDSLQGRRAQYMAALEDVMEAAQKVQREKAMGQESLFGAEEIVSSKGNGYGKLPDVEEWEEKILLSFEKESLGFYITGHPLARHSATIKRFATCETSGLSERADREDVRVCGIVTGLKELTTKKGDRMAFVTLEDLSGFVEVVVFPEAYAAAMDLLKSEEPLLISGTLDVGEESCKLLATEVLSLGEVKERMTKKVHIRLTTPGLEERQLRALRGVVEKYRGGCEVLLHLVIPNRSETVIGLPDGLKVAACDEMLDDTEKLFGYNVVTFE, translated from the coding sequence ATGGAACACGCCAATTTCGTCCATCTCCACCTGCACAGTCAGTACAGCCTGCTCGACGGGGCGATCAAGATCCCCGACCTGATCCAGCGCTGCAAGGACTATAAAATGCCCGCCGTCGCCGTGACCGATCACGGCAACATGTTCAGCACCATCGAGTTCTTTTCCAAGGCGACCGCCGCCGGCGTCAAGCCGATCATCGGCTGCGAGATCTACGTCGCCCCGGGTTCCCGCTTCGAAAAGGGCAACGCCCGGGTCTCCTCCGAGGCCTCGGGGCACCTGGTGCTGCTGTGCATGAACCAGACCGGCTATCGCAACCTCTGCTACCTGGTTTCCGCAGCCTACCGAGAGGGCTTCTACTACAAGCCCCGGGTCGACTGGGAACTGCTGCGCAAGCACAACGAGGGGCTGATCGCCATGACCGCCTGCCTGGGCGGCGAGATCCCTTCGCTGATTCTCGAAAAGCAGATGGACAAGGCTCTCCAGCGCACCCGGGAGATGGCCGAGATTTTCGATGACGAGCGGCTCTACCTCGAACTGCAGGAAAATTTCATCCCCGAGCAGGAGGTGGTCAACAAGGGCCTGGTGACGATCTCGCAGGAACTGGGACTGCCCCTGGTGGCCACCAACGACTGTCACTACCTGACCCGCGAGGACGCCTACGCCCACGAGGTGCTGCTCTGTATCCAGACCGGCAAGACCATGGACGATCCGTCGCGGATGCGTTTCCCGAACAACGAGTTCTACGTCAAGACCCCCGACGAGATGACCGAGCTCTTCAAAGCCTATCCCGGGGCGGTGGAGAATTCGGTAAAGATCGCTGAGCGCTGCAACCTGCAGCTCGATTTCAACACCTACCACTTCCCCCAGTACGAAAAGCCCGCGGAAAAAACCCTGGATGACGTTCTGGAGGAGCAGTCCTGGGAGGGACTGGAGGAGCGCCTGGCGGACATCCGCAAGGTGCGTCCCGAGTTCTCGGCCGAAGAAGAGAAAAAATACCGCGAACGCCTGGCCATCGAGCTGGCCTGTATCAAGCAGATGGGGTTCCCGGGCTACTTTCTCATCGTCGCCGACTTCATCAACTGGGCCAAGGACCACGACATCCCCGTCGGCCCGGGGCGCGGCAGCGCCGCCGGCAGCCTGGTGGCCTTCGCCATCCGCATCACCGATATCGACCCGATGCCCTACAACCTGCTGTTCGAGCGGTTTCTCAACCCCGAGCGCATCTCGATGCCCGATATCGACGTCGACTTCTGCATCTACGGGCGTGAAGACGTCATCAACTACGTGCGGCAGAAATACGGCGAAGCCAACGTGGCCCAGATCATCACCTTCGGCACCATGGCCGCCAAGGGGGTCATCCGCGACGTCGGCCGCGCCATCGGCATGTCCTTCGCCGAGACGGACAAGGTCGCCAAGCTGGTCCCGGGGATCCTCAACATCACCCTCAAAGATGCCATGGCCCAGGAGCCCAAGCTCAAGGAACTCTCGGAAAAAGACCCCCGGGGCAAGGAGCTGATCAAGGTCGCATTGGCGCTGGAAGGGCTGACCCGGCACGCCTCGACCCACGCCGCCGGGGTCGTGGTCACGCCCAAGCCGCTCCCCGAGTATTGCCCGCTGTACACCGACCCCAAGTCGGGCGGACAGGTCACCCAGTTCTCCATGAGCTACGTGGAGAAGATCGGCCTGGTCAAGTTCGACTTTCTCGGCCTGAAGACCCTGACCGTCATCAACAACGCGGTGCGGCTGATCCGCGAGGGGAAAAATCCCGACTTCGACCTGAAGCTGGTCGGCGACGACGACGCCAAGACCTACGAACTGCTCAGCAAGGGGGAGACCACCGGGGTTTTTCAGCTCGAATCCTCGGGGATGAAGGAGTACCTGGTCAAGCTCAAGCCCTCCTGCTTCGAGGACCTGGTCGCCATGGTCGCCCTCTACCGGCCCGGCCCGCTCGGTTCGGGGATGGTCGACTCGTTCATCAAGCGTAAGCACGGCCTGGAGAAGTTCAATTACGACTTCCCCCAGCTCGAGCCGATCCTCAAGGACACCTACGGGGTCATCGTCTACCAGGAGCAGGTCATGCTCATCGCCCAGGTGCTGGGCAACTACAGCCTCGGCGGCGCCGACTTGCTGCGCCGGGCGATGGGCAAGAAGAAACCCGAGGAGATGGCCAAGCAGAAGGAGATCTTCCTCAAGGGGGCCAAGGAGAACAAGCTCGACCTGAAGAAGGCCGAGGGGGTCTTCGACCTGATGGAGAAGTTCGCCGCCTACGGCTTCAACAAATCGCACTCTGCGGCCTACGCCCTGGTGGCCTACCACACCGCCTATCTCAAGGCCCACTACCCGGTGGAGTTCATGGCGGCATTGCTGACCGAGGACATGGAGAACACCGACAAGGTCATCAAGAACATCAGCGAAGTGCGCTCCATGGGGATCGAGGTCTTGCCCCCGGACATCAACGCCTCGGACCGCACCTTCACCGTGCACGACAAATCCATGCGCTTCGGGCTTGGCGCCGTCAAGGGCGCCGGCTCCGCCGCTCTGGAGACGATCCTCGAGTCCCGCAAGGAGGGGGAGTTCACCTCGCTGAACGATTTCTGCGAGCGGGTCAACCTGCAGAAGGTCAACAAGAAGGTCATCGAGGCGCTCATCAAGTGCGGGGCTCTCGATTCGCTGCAGGGCAGGCGCGCCCAGTACATGGCAGCGTTAGAGGACGTGATGGAGGCGGCCCAGAAGGTTCAGCGCGAAAAGGCCATGGGGCAGGAGTCGCTGTTCGGGGCCGAGGAGATCGTCTCCAGCAAGGGCAACGGCTACGGGAAACTCCCCGATGTCGAGGAGTGGGAGGAAAAGATTCTGCTCAGCTTTGAGAAGGAATCTCTCGGCTTCTACATCACCGGGCATCCCCTGGCACGGCACAGCGCCACCATCAAGCGCTTCGCGACCTGCGAAACCTCGGGCCTTTCCGAGCGGGCCGACCGCGAGGACGTCCGGGTCTGCGGCATCGTCACCGGCCTCAAGGAGCTCACCACCAAGAAGGGCGACCGGATGGCCTTCGTCACCCTCGAGGACCTGAGTGGCTTCGTTGAGGTCGTGGTTTTTCCCGAAGCCTACGCCGCAGCCATGGACCTGCTGAAGAGCGAGGAGCCTCTGCTGATCAGCGGCACCCTGGATGTCGGGGAAGAATCGTGTAAGCTCCTGGCGACCGAAGTCCTTTCCCTTGGCGAAGTGAAGGAGCGGATGACCAAGAAGGTGCACATCCGACTGACCACCCCGGGACTGGAGGAGAGGCAGCTGCGCGCCCTGCGCGGCGTGGTGGAGAAATACCGGGGTGGCTGCGAGGTGCTGCTGCACCTGGTGATCCCCAACCGCAGCGAAACCGTGATCGGGCTGCCCGATGGTTTAAAGGTTGCGGCCTGTGACGAAATGTTGGATGATACGGAAAAACTGTTCGGCTATAATGTCGTTACTTTCGAATAG
- a CDS encoding PfkB family carbohydrate kinase → MVGRALVVGLGQCSWDVLGRVGCYPPVDQKAELTDMIQQGGGPVATALVTLARLGVSTEYLGVVGGDDIGEKIRAGLLAEGVGCAHLQVDPQGTSQFAFIAVEKTTGHRNIFWTRGGKRPFSFTPAAREVIRRAAVLHLDGLEVEASLAAARFAREQGVPTVLDGGSFREGTAELLPFIDHLVVSEKFARQAFGEMNPAAVLEALLKNGAQAVTVTLGAAGSHTLLRGGEPFHQPAFGVEAVDTTGCGDVFHGGYIYGVLQGWPLRETVRFAAACAALKTRALGGRTAIPRLEEVRSLLEQSILRK, encoded by the coding sequence GTGGTCGGTAGAGCTTTGGTTGTCGGGCTTGGGCAGTGCTCTTGGGATGTGCTGGGGCGGGTAGGGTGTTATCCGCCAGTCGACCAGAAGGCCGAATTGACCGATATGATTCAGCAGGGCGGGGGGCCGGTGGCCACCGCCCTGGTTACTTTGGCGCGTCTGGGCGTGTCGACCGAGTACCTCGGGGTGGTCGGCGGGGACGATATCGGCGAAAAAATCCGCGCCGGCCTGCTTGCCGAGGGGGTTGGCTGCGCCCATCTCCAGGTCGACCCGCAGGGCACCAGCCAGTTCGCCTTCATTGCTGTTGAAAAGACCACCGGGCATCGCAACATTTTCTGGACCAGGGGCGGAAAACGCCCCTTTTCTTTTACCCCCGCGGCGCGGGAGGTGATTCGTCGCGCCGCGGTGCTGCATTTGGACGGCCTGGAGGTCGAGGCATCTCTGGCGGCCGCACGTTTCGCGCGGGAGCAGGGTGTCCCGACGGTGCTCGACGGCGGGAGCTTTCGCGAGGGGACGGCCGAACTGCTGCCATTCATCGACCATCTGGTGGTGAGCGAGAAATTCGCCCGGCAGGCGTTCGGGGAGATGAACCCTGCGGCGGTCCTGGAGGCGCTGTTGAAGAACGGCGCCCAGGCGGTGACAGTCACCCTGGGAGCGGCGGGCAGTCATACCCTCCTCAGGGGAGGGGAGCCCTTCCATCAGCCAGCCTTCGGGGTAGAGGCCGTCGATACCACGGGGTGCGGCGACGTGTTCCACGGCGGGTATATCTACGGGGTGCTGCAAGGGTGGCCCCTGCGCGAGACGGTCCGCTTCGCGGCGGCCTGCGCGGCCCTGAAAACCCGGGCGCTGGGAGGGCGGACGGCTATCCCTCGCCTTGAGGAGGTGCGGTCGCTTCTGGAACAGTCGATTCTCAGGAAATAA
- a CDS encoding Maf family protein: protein MRTIVLASTSPYRLQLLRQLGLQFHVAAPLYQEEIDQEVAPELLVKHLAHHKAKSLVERYPDALIIGADQVFVGSRGKILGKPGSFERAVEQLKDMAGRSHTFYTGVSVLDSKSGKSLTELATYTVTLKALSVGQIRDYVRRESPLDCAGSFKIEGLGIALMQRMEGEDYTALIGLPLIKLNGMLEEFGVKTLSDEPEVAL, encoded by the coding sequence ATGCGCACCATCGTACTGGCCTCGACCAGTCCCTACCGCCTTCAGCTGCTGCGGCAGCTGGGGCTGCAGTTTCATGTCGCCGCGCCCCTCTACCAGGAGGAGATCGACCAGGAGGTCGCCCCTGAACTGCTGGTCAAGCACCTGGCCCACCACAAGGCCAAGAGCCTCGTCGAGCGCTACCCCGATGCCCTGATCATCGGCGCCGACCAGGTTTTCGTCGGCTCGCGCGGCAAAATCCTCGGCAAACCCGGCAGCTTCGAGCGCGCGGTGGAGCAGCTCAAGGACATGGCGGGGCGCTCCCACACCTTCTATACGGGGGTGTCGGTGCTTGACAGTAAATCGGGAAAATCTCTCACCGAACTGGCAACTTATACCGTAACCCTTAAAGCACTTTCTGTGGGCCAGATCCGCGACTACGTTCGCCGTGAATCGCCCCTGGACTGTGCCGGCTCCTTCAAGATCGAGGGGCTGGGCATCGCCCTGATGCAGCGCATGGAGGGGGAGGACTACACCGCCCTGATCGGCCTGCCGCTGATCAAGCTCAACGGCATGCTCGAGGAGTTCGGCGTCAAGACCCTCAGCGACGAACCGGAGGTTGCCCTTTAG